A region of Terriglobales bacterium DNA encodes the following proteins:
- the rplM gene encoding 50S ribosomal protein L13 codes for MATHFPGAGEIARKWYVVDAEGETLGRLASRVARMLNGKNNPVYTPFLDTGDHVIVVNAAKVRVTGMKSEKKTYYSYSGYPGGIKAESFRKRAARRPEVVVRDAIVGMLPHTKLGRQMARKLRVYAGDKHPHQAQQPETLAQAKRA; via the coding sequence ATGGCAACCCATTTCCCCGGCGCCGGGGAAATTGCGCGTAAGTGGTACGTGGTGGACGCCGAGGGCGAGACCCTGGGGCGTCTGGCCAGTCGTGTGGCCCGCATGTTGAACGGCAAGAACAATCCTGTGTATACGCCGTTTCTCGATACCGGCGATCACGTCATCGTAGTCAACGCCGCCAAGGTGCGCGTGACCGGCATGAAGTCGGAGAAGAAGACCTATTACAGCTACTCCGGCTATCCCGGCGGCATCAAGGCCGAGAGCTTCCGCAAGCGCGCCGCGCGCCGGCCGGAAGTTGTGGTGCGTGACGCCATCGTCGGCATGCTGCCCCACACCAAGCTGGGTCGCCAGATGGCCCGCAAGCTGCGCGTGTACGCCGGCGACAAGCATCCCCATCAGGCCCAGCAGCCGGAGACCCTGGCACAGGCCAAGCGGGCTTAG
- the tsf gene encoding translation elongation factor Ts encodes MGSTAVNIPAAQVKELREKTGAPMMDCKQALAEAKGDLEQAVILLRKKGIATAAKKATRTATEGSVSSYIHAGGKIGVLVEVNCESDFVAATDDFKELVHDIAMHIAASDPKFIRKEDVTPEAYEREKDIYREQARATGKPAPVIEKIVEGKMSKFYEEVCLYEQPFIKDQGITVYQLIASKIGKLGENITVRRFARFKVGEGAETFAVSKPQAENRSK; translated from the coding sequence ATGGGTTCCACTGCCGTGAACATTCCTGCCGCACAAGTGAAAGAGCTCCGGGAGAAGACCGGCGCTCCCATGATGGACTGCAAACAGGCGCTGGCTGAGGCCAAGGGTGATCTGGAACAAGCCGTCATCCTGCTCCGCAAGAAAGGCATCGCCACGGCCGCCAAGAAGGCGACGCGGACGGCCACCGAAGGCTCGGTCTCGAGCTATATCCACGCCGGTGGCAAGATCGGTGTGCTGGTCGAAGTGAACTGCGAAAGCGACTTCGTCGCCGCCACGGACGACTTCAAGGAACTGGTACACGATATCGCCATGCACATTGCCGCTAGCGACCCGAAGTTCATCCGCAAGGAGGACGTTACTCCTGAAGCCTACGAGCGCGAGAAAGACATCTACCGCGAACAGGCGCGGGCTACCGGGAAGCCAGCCCCGGTCATCGAGAAGATCGTCGAAGGCAAGATGTCCAAGTTCTACGAAGAGGTCTGCCTCTACGAGCAGCCGTTCATCAAAGATCAGGGCATCACCGTCTACCAGCTCATCGCCTCCAAGATCGGAAAGCTGGGTGAGAACATCACCGTGCGCCGCTTCGCCCGCTTCAAGGTGGGCGAGGGCGCCGAGACTTTCGCCGTCTCCAAACCGCAGGCCGAGAACCGTTCGAAGTAA
- the rpsB gene encoding 30S ribosomal protein S2 — MASISMKELLEAGVHFGHQTKRWNPKMKEYIFGERNGIYIIDLQKTLKMFKDASRFVQEMASSGKTLLFVGTKRQAQDAIAEEASRCGQFYVNQRWLGGLLTNWVTVQKSVKRLKELDEMATDGRYELLPKKEVIKLERERKHLQQNLAGIKNMDRLPDAVFVIDSNKEQIAVREARKLGIPVVAVVDTNCDPSEVDYVIPGNDDALRAIRLFTCKVADSYVEGAQVAADKQTAEYAAAVAAGEAAAEGYDEGAGAEAPEAAAEEEPSMEDVLGARKAPSSAASAGDADAAESH, encoded by the coding sequence TTGGCGAGCATCAGCATGAAGGAATTGCTCGAAGCGGGCGTTCACTTCGGGCACCAGACGAAACGCTGGAATCCGAAGATGAAGGAGTACATCTTCGGCGAACGGAACGGCATCTACATCATCGACCTGCAGAAGACGCTCAAGATGTTCAAGGACGCGTCCCGGTTCGTGCAGGAGATGGCCTCGAGCGGCAAGACGCTGCTCTTCGTGGGCACCAAGCGCCAGGCGCAGGACGCCATCGCCGAGGAAGCCTCGCGATGCGGCCAGTTCTACGTGAACCAGCGCTGGCTGGGCGGCCTGCTCACCAACTGGGTCACGGTGCAGAAGTCGGTCAAGCGCCTGAAGGAGCTTGACGAGATGGCCACCGACGGCCGCTACGAGTTGCTGCCTAAGAAGGAAGTCATCAAGCTCGAGCGCGAGCGCAAGCATCTGCAGCAGAACCTGGCTGGCATCAAGAACATGGACCGCCTGCCGGACGCCGTCTTCGTCATCGACTCCAACAAGGAGCAGATCGCGGTGCGCGAGGCGCGCAAGTTGGGCATTCCGGTGGTCGCCGTCGTGGACACCAACTGCGACCCGAGCGAAGTCGATTACGTCATCCCCGGCAACGACGACGCCTTGCGTGCCATCCGGCTGTTCACCTGCAAGGTCGCCGATTCCTACGTCGAGGGCGCACAGGTGGCGGCCGACAAGCAGACCGCCGAGTACGCTGCCGCGGTCGCCGCGGGAGAAGCTGCCGCCGAAGGCTACGACGAAGGGGCCGGAGCTGAGGCTCCTGAAGCCGCGGCTGAGGAAGAACCGAGCATGGAGGACGTCTTGGGAGCGCGCAAGGCTCCCTCTTCCGCTGCCTCCGCGGGCGACGCCGACGCCGCCGAATCCCACTAG
- a CDS encoding FtsX-like permease family protein: MMNKMIVANLAHRPIRSVISIVAIAVEVTLILVIVGLSLGILNDSKTRQAGIGADVMVRPPGSSALIGISGAPVSVKVADVLAKVPHVAAVAPVVTQISTGGGSVEVLYGIDLASFESMGGKFHYLAGGPFEGLDDIIVDDFFAASRNVQVGQTIEVLNHQFRVVGIVEHGKGARKFMPMATVQELVGSQGKASIFYLKLDDPANAGAVAASIKQIPGMESYGVQSMQEWLSYMTPENLPGFSTFIKVVIGVAVCIGFIVIFQSMYTAVMERTREIGILKSMGASKAYIVNVIVRETLLLAVSGVVVGIIFSFAAKEGILKAFPTLRVEIAWLWVLRATLIALAGSVLGALYPAVKAARKDPVEALAYE; this comes from the coding sequence ATGATGAACAAGATGATCGTCGCCAACCTGGCGCACCGGCCGATTCGGTCCGTCATCAGCATTGTGGCCATAGCGGTCGAGGTAACGCTGATTCTGGTGATCGTCGGCTTGTCGCTCGGCATCCTGAACGACTCCAAGACCCGACAGGCTGGCATCGGCGCCGATGTGATGGTCCGGCCGCCCGGCTCCTCCGCCCTCATCGGCATCAGCGGCGCGCCCGTTTCCGTCAAAGTGGCCGATGTGCTCGCCAAGGTGCCGCACGTGGCGGCGGTAGCCCCGGTCGTCACCCAGATTTCGACCGGCGGAGGCAGCGTCGAAGTGCTCTACGGCATCGACCTGGCCAGCTTCGAATCCATGGGCGGGAAATTTCATTACCTCGCGGGCGGTCCTTTCGAGGGCCTCGACGACATCATCGTCGACGACTTCTTTGCCGCCTCCCGCAACGTCCAGGTGGGCCAGACCATCGAAGTGCTGAATCACCAGTTCCGTGTCGTGGGCATCGTCGAGCACGGCAAGGGCGCGCGCAAGTTCATGCCTATGGCCACGGTGCAGGAACTGGTCGGCTCCCAGGGCAAGGCCTCCATCTTCTACCTCAAGCTCGATGATCCCGCGAACGCCGGCGCGGTCGCCGCCTCCATCAAGCAGATTCCCGGTATGGAGAGTTACGGCGTTCAATCCATGCAGGAGTGGCTCTCTTACATGACGCCCGAGAACCTGCCCGGCTTCTCCACGTTCATCAAGGTGGTCATCGGGGTAGCCGTGTGCATCGGCTTCATCGTCATCTTCCAGTCCATGTACACGGCGGTGATGGAACGCACCCGGGAAATCGGGATCCTCAAGTCCATGGGCGCCTCCAAGGCCTACATCGTGAACGTCATTGTGCGCGAGACTCTGCTGCTGGCGGTGAGCGGCGTCGTAGTTGGCATCATCTTCAGCTTCGCTGCCAAGGAGGGCATCCTGAAGGCCTTCCCCACCCTGCGCGTGGAAATCGCCTGGCTCTGGGTGCTGCGCGCCACCCTGATCGCGCTGGCCGGCTCCGTGCTCGGCGCCCTCTACCCCGCCGTCAAGGCCGCTCGCAAGGATCCGGTCGAAGCGCTGGCCTACGAGTAG
- the rpsI gene encoding 30S ribosomal protein S9 yields MAELIQYYGTGRRKSSVARVFLRPGNGGFLVNGRPFEQYFVTEAQRVQAKQPLATTETGSAFDVVANVAGGGVNGQAGAVKLGVARALLQFNGELRARLKSAGLLSRDSRIKERKKYGQKGARKRFQYSKR; encoded by the coding sequence ATGGCAGAACTCATTCAGTACTACGGAACGGGACGGCGGAAGTCGAGCGTAGCCCGTGTCTTTCTGCGTCCCGGCAACGGCGGCTTCCTGGTGAACGGCCGCCCCTTCGAGCAGTATTTCGTCACCGAAGCGCAGCGCGTGCAGGCCAAGCAACCCTTGGCCACCACCGAGACCGGCTCGGCCTTCGACGTGGTCGCCAACGTTGCCGGTGGCGGCGTCAACGGCCAGGCGGGCGCGGTGAAGCTGGGCGTGGCCCGGGCGTTGCTCCAGTTCAATGGCGAACTGCGTGCCCGGCTGAAGTCTGCAGGGCTGCTCTCTCGCGACTCTCGCATCAAGGAGCGCAAGAAGTACGGCCAAAAGGGGGCACGCAAGCGCTTCCAGTACTCGAAGCGGTAA